A single window of Nocardioides kongjuensis DNA harbors:
- a CDS encoding class I SAM-dependent methyltransferase, producing the protein MTLTASPATAWPGLAPVPEGGLSARIAERLFRSAVARRHVTVRLHQPDGTMEQLGLGGPAVVVHRPAELFARIGRDKLIGFGEAYLTGAWAEDGIPGDGVLGDFLTVLAADMADLVPRSLQRLRAVVSPRLPRSQRGTRENTRANVAHHYDLSNDLFAAFLDPTMSYSSALFEDLGTALWEDFAAAQQRKVDRLLDRAGVGPGTRLLEIGTGWGELAVRAAARGASVRSITLSVEQQALARERIAVAGFADRVRVDLCDYRALLDEPAGAYDAVVSVEMIEAVGREFWPTYFRTIDHALAPGGRVALQAITLPHDRMLATGSTHTFITKYIFPGGALPSVRAIEQVTGRHTGLRITDDLAMGRHYAPTLQRWDRAFLAQHERVAELGFDPTFVRMWHFYLEYCRAGFAADYIDVHQLVLARPEEDR; encoded by the coding sequence ATGACGCTCACCGCCTCCCCCGCCACCGCCTGGCCCGGACTGGCACCTGTCCCCGAGGGCGGGCTGTCCGCCCGGATCGCGGAGCGACTGTTCCGCTCGGCCGTCGCCCGTCGCCACGTCACCGTGCGGCTGCACCAGCCCGACGGCACGATGGAGCAGCTCGGACTGGGCGGGCCTGCGGTCGTCGTGCACCGGCCGGCCGAGCTCTTCGCCCGCATCGGCCGCGACAAGCTGATCGGCTTCGGCGAGGCGTACCTCACCGGCGCCTGGGCCGAGGACGGCATCCCCGGGGACGGCGTGCTCGGCGACTTCCTGACCGTCCTGGCCGCCGACATGGCGGACCTGGTGCCCCGCAGCCTCCAGCGGTTGCGCGCGGTCGTGTCACCCCGCCTCCCGCGCAGCCAGCGCGGCACGCGCGAGAACACGCGAGCCAACGTGGCCCACCACTACGACCTGTCCAACGACCTGTTCGCCGCCTTCCTCGACCCGACGATGTCCTACTCCAGCGCCCTGTTCGAGGACCTGGGGACCGCGTTGTGGGAGGACTTCGCCGCCGCCCAGCAGCGCAAGGTCGACCGGCTGCTCGACCGGGCAGGGGTCGGGCCGGGCACCCGGCTGCTCGAGATCGGCACCGGCTGGGGCGAGCTCGCGGTCCGCGCCGCTGCCCGCGGTGCGAGCGTGCGGTCGATCACGCTCTCGGTCGAGCAGCAGGCGCTGGCCCGCGAACGGATCGCCGTGGCCGGGTTCGCCGACCGGGTGCGCGTCGACCTGTGCGACTACCGGGCGCTGCTCGACGAGCCCGCCGGCGCCTACGACGCGGTCGTGTCGGTGGAGATGATCGAGGCGGTGGGACGGGAGTTCTGGCCGACGTACTTCCGCACCATCGACCACGCCCTCGCTCCCGGCGGACGGGTCGCGCTGCAGGCGATCACGCTGCCCCACGACCGGATGCTCGCCACCGGCTCGACGCACACCTTCATCACCAAGTACATCTTCCCCGGAGGCGCGCTGCCGTCGGTTCGCGCGATCGAGCAGGTGACCGGGCGCCACACGGGGCTGCGGATCACCGACGACCTCGCGATGGGCCGCCACTACGCTCCGACCCTGCAGCGCTGGGACCGCGCCTTCCTCGCCCAGCACGAGCGGGTCGCCGAGCTCGGCTTCGACCCCACGTTCGTGCGGATGTGGCACTTCTACCTGGAGTACTGCCGCGCCGGCTTCGCCGCGGACTACATCGACGTGCACCAGCTGGTGCTGGCCCGGCCGGAGGAGGACCGATGA
- a CDS encoding S-(hydroxymethyl)mycothiol dehydrogenase yields MSQQVKAVVALAKGAPVEVVTINVPDPGPGEAVVKVLSCGVCHTDLHYREGGINDDFPFLLGHEASGIVEAVGPDVTSVAPGDFVVLNWRAVCGECRACRRGDLQYCFNTHNATQRMTLAEGEDAGTELSPALGIGAFAEKTLVAAGQCTKVDPKARPAAVGLLGCGVMAGIGAAINTGAVGRGKSIAVIGCGGVGVAAIAGAALAGASPIIAVDIDAKKLAKAREMGATHVVDSSATDPVAEIKRICGETYEGAEGADVVVEAVGRPETWKQAFYARDLAGTVVLVGVPTPDMKVPDLPLIDVFGRGGALKSSWYGDCLPSRDFPMLVDLYQQGRLDLDAFVTEEIGIGDIEAAFDKMHHGDVLRSVVIL; encoded by the coding sequence ATGAGTCAGCAGGTGAAGGCCGTCGTCGCGCTCGCGAAGGGGGCGCCGGTGGAGGTCGTGACGATCAACGTGCCCGACCCGGGTCCGGGCGAGGCGGTGGTGAAGGTCCTCTCGTGCGGGGTGTGCCACACGGACCTGCACTACCGCGAGGGTGGGATCAACGACGACTTCCCGTTCCTGCTGGGTCACGAGGCCTCCGGGATCGTGGAGGCGGTCGGTCCGGACGTGACGTCGGTGGCTCCGGGCGACTTCGTGGTGTTGAACTGGCGGGCGGTGTGTGGTGAGTGTCGTGCGTGTCGTCGGGGTGACCTGCAGTACTGCTTCAACACGCACAATGCGACGCAGAGGATGACGCTGGCCGAGGGTGAGGATGCCGGCACGGAGCTGTCCCCGGCGTTGGGGATCGGTGCGTTCGCGGAGAAGACCCTGGTCGCTGCCGGTCAGTGCACGAAGGTCGACCCGAAGGCTCGTCCGGCTGCGGTCGGTCTGCTGGGCTGTGGGGTGATGGCCGGTATCGGGGCGGCGATCAACACCGGTGCGGTGGGTCGCGGGAAGTCGATCGCGGTGATCGGTTGCGGTGGTGTCGGTGTGGCTGCGATCGCGGGGGCGGCGTTGGCGGGTGCCTCGCCGATCATCGCGGTCGACATCGACGCGAAGAAGCTGGCCAAGGCACGCGAGATGGGTGCGACCCATGTGGTCGACTCCTCGGCCACCGATCCGGTGGCGGAGATCAAGCGGATCTGTGGGGAGACCTACGAGGGTGCCGAGGGTGCCGATGTGGTGGTCGAGGCGGTCGGTCGTCCGGAGACGTGGAAGCAGGCGTTCTACGCCCGTGACCTGGCCGGCACGGTGGTGCTGGTCGGCGTCCCGACGCCGGACATGAAGGTCCCGGACCTGCCGTTGATCGACGTGTTCGGCCGCGGTGGTGCGCTGAAGTCCAGCTGGTACGGCGACTGCCTGCCCAGCCGTGACTTCCCGATGCTGGTCGACCTGTACCAGCAGGGTCGCCTCGACCTGGACGCGTTCGTGACCGAGGAGATCGGGATCGGCGACATCGAGGCCGCGTTCGACAAGATGCACCACGGCGACGTGCTGCGGTCCGTGGTGATCCTCTGA
- a CDS encoding IS256 family transposase, giving the protein MALDNAALLEVLEAMQAGGVEDRVRTAAQTIYQALIDAELTAVIGAGPWERTDQRTTQRNGSRPRTLSTTAGDLELRIPKLRSGSFFPSLLERRRRVDQALFAVVMEAYLHGVSTRKVDDLVKALGADTGISKSEVSRICADLDEEVGAFRDRSLGEITYPYVFLDATYCKARVNRRVVSQAVVIATGVTADGRREVLGFDVGDSEDGAFWTAFLRGLKARGLGGVQLVISDAHTGLKTAIAAVFVGASWQRCRVHFMRNVLAVVPKGNAEMVAAAIRTIFAQPDAEHVGEQFEVIAAMLGKQLPKVEQMLRDAHDDLLAFTGFPVSHWKKIWSTNPLERLNKEVKRRTDVVGVFPNPEALLRLAGAVLVEAHDEWQVTAERRYLSEHSMELITGTNKTEQEVAKPELMTAS; this is encoded by the coding sequence ATGGCCTTGGACAATGCTGCACTACTCGAGGTACTTGAAGCCATGCAGGCCGGCGGGGTCGAGGACCGCGTCCGCACCGCGGCACAGACGATCTACCAGGCGTTGATCGACGCCGAGCTCACCGCGGTGATCGGCGCCGGCCCCTGGGAACGCACCGACCAACGCACGACACAGCGCAACGGCTCCCGGCCGCGGACCCTGTCCACGACCGCCGGCGACCTGGAACTGCGGATCCCGAAGCTGAGGTCGGGATCCTTCTTCCCCTCACTGCTCGAACGCCGACGACGGGTCGACCAGGCCTTGTTCGCGGTGGTGATGGAGGCCTACCTCCACGGTGTCTCGACCAGGAAGGTCGACGACCTGGTCAAAGCACTCGGCGCGGACACCGGGATCAGCAAGTCCGAGGTCTCCCGCATCTGCGCGGACCTCGACGAGGAAGTCGGCGCGTTCCGCGACCGGTCGCTGGGCGAGATCACCTACCCGTACGTGTTCCTCGACGCCACCTACTGCAAGGCCCGCGTGAACCGTCGCGTGGTGTCCCAGGCCGTCGTGATCGCCACCGGAGTCACCGCCGACGGGCGCCGTGAGGTCCTCGGGTTCGACGTCGGGGACAGCGAGGACGGGGCGTTCTGGACCGCGTTCCTGCGCGGTCTGAAGGCCCGCGGCCTGGGTGGTGTCCAGCTGGTCATCAGCGACGCCCACACCGGCCTGAAGACAGCGATCGCCGCTGTCTTTGTCGGCGCGAGCTGGCAGCGGTGCCGGGTCCACTTCATGCGCAACGTCCTCGCGGTCGTACCGAAGGGCAACGCTGAGATGGTCGCCGCCGCAATCCGCACGATCTTCGCCCAACCCGACGCCGAGCACGTTGGTGAGCAGTTCGAGGTCATCGCGGCGATGCTCGGCAAACAGCTGCCCAAGGTCGAGCAGATGTTGCGTGATGCCCACGACGACCTCCTCGCGTTCACCGGGTTCCCGGTGTCGCACTGGAAAAAGATCTGGTCGACCAACCCCTTGGAGCGGCTCAACAAGGAGGTCAAACGCCGCACCGACGTCGTCGGCGTCTTCCCAAACCCCGAGGCCCTGCTCAGGCTGGCCGGGGCCGTCCTGGTCGAAGCCCACGACGAATGGCAGGTCACCGCCGAACGTCGCTATCTGTCCGAACACTCCATGGAACTCATCACCGGCACCAACAAGACCGAGCAGGAGGTGGCCAAGCCCGAACTCATGACGGCATCATGA
- a CDS encoding SAM-dependent methyltransferase produces the protein MTTTVASDLEQALRPFVGGDLPVRLVAWDGTTAGPVDAPVVELRSPDALRRLLWHPGELGAAQAYVSGELDVPGDLDAALTHAFSVAAERDLPGRPSLRAMAGAVRTALGLDLLGRPPAPPATQARVRGRLHSKDRDRRAISHHYDTTADFYSLVLDERTMAYSCGYHSSPDQPLADAQEAKLDLVCRKLGLEPGMRLLDVGCGWGSLSLHAAEHFGARVVGVTISAEQRRFAEAAARRRGVADRVEIRLCDYRDAVPLPGAEHDAVASLEMGEHVGERNYPTYARVLHDAVRPGGRVLVQQMSRGANHPGGGPFIESFIAPDMHMRPVGATIGLLEAAGLELRGVEALREHYVLTVAGWLARFEENLDAITALVGEELVRVWRLYLVGGSMAFRDGRMGVDQLLLRRPA, from the coding sequence ATGACGACGACCGTCGCGAGCGACCTCGAGCAGGCGCTGCGCCCGTTCGTCGGCGGCGACCTGCCCGTGCGGCTGGTCGCCTGGGACGGCACGACGGCCGGCCCGGTCGACGCTCCGGTCGTGGAGCTGCGCTCGCCCGACGCACTGCGCCGGCTGCTGTGGCACCCGGGCGAGCTCGGCGCTGCCCAGGCCTACGTGAGCGGCGAGCTCGACGTGCCCGGCGACCTCGACGCCGCCCTCACCCACGCCTTCTCCGTCGCTGCCGAGCGCGACCTGCCCGGTAGGCCCTCCCTGCGCGCGATGGCCGGCGCGGTGCGGACCGCGCTGGGCCTCGACCTGCTCGGCCGGCCGCCTGCACCGCCGGCGACCCAGGCCAGGGTGCGCGGCCGCCTGCACAGCAAGGACCGCGACCGCCGCGCGATCAGCCACCACTACGACACCACCGCCGACTTCTACTCCTTGGTCCTCGACGAGCGGACCATGGCGTACTCCTGCGGCTACCACTCCTCGCCCGACCAGCCGCTGGCCGACGCGCAGGAGGCCAAGCTGGACCTGGTGTGCCGCAAGCTCGGTCTGGAGCCGGGGATGCGACTCCTCGACGTCGGCTGCGGCTGGGGCTCGCTGTCGCTGCACGCTGCGGAGCACTTCGGCGCCCGGGTGGTCGGCGTGACGATCTCGGCGGAGCAGCGGCGGTTCGCGGAGGCCGCGGCCCGGCGCCGGGGCGTCGCCGACCGGGTCGAGATCCGGCTGTGCGACTACCGCGACGCCGTCCCCCTGCCGGGTGCCGAGCACGACGCGGTGGCGTCGCTGGAGATGGGCGAGCACGTCGGCGAGCGGAACTACCCGACGTACGCACGGGTGCTGCACGACGCCGTGCGTCCCGGCGGCAGGGTGCTGGTGCAGCAGATGTCACGCGGCGCGAACCACCCCGGCGGCGGTCCGTTCATCGAGTCGTTCATCGCGCCGGACATGCACATGCGCCCGGTCGGCGCGACCATCGGCCTGCTCGAGGCGGCGGGGCTGGAGCTGCGCGGGGTGGAGGCCCTGCGCGAGCACTACGTGCTGACCGTCGCCGGCTGGCTGGCACGCTTCGAGGAGAACCTCGACGCCATCACCGCCCTGGTCGGCGAAGAGCTGGTCCGGGTCTGGCGGCTCTACCTCGTCGGCGGGTCGATGGCCTTCCGGGACGGACGGATGGGAGTCGACCAGCTGCTGCTGCGGAGGCCCGCATGA
- a CDS encoding MBL fold metallo-hydrolase produces the protein MAAGSARVDHAVTSGTFCLDGETFEVDNNVWVVGDDTECVVIDAPHSVEDILAVVGERRVKAIVCTHAHDDHVRVAPALREAVNNGAGAPILLHPDDRPLWELTHTQYLWDVDLADGQTLEVGGTTLRVLHTPGHAPGAVCLYAPDLGCVFTGDTLFNGGPGATGRSFSDRPTLEASIRARLFDLPGDTVVHTGHGEDTTIAAERERLGA, from the coding sequence ATGGCTGCTGGGAGCGCTCGGGTCGATCATGCGGTGACGTCGGGGACGTTCTGCCTGGACGGGGAGACCTTCGAGGTCGACAACAACGTGTGGGTGGTCGGTGACGACACGGAGTGCGTGGTGATCGATGCCCCGCACTCGGTCGAGGACATCCTCGCGGTGGTCGGGGAGCGGCGGGTGAAGGCGATCGTGTGCACCCATGCCCACGACGACCACGTCCGGGTCGCGCCCGCGTTGCGGGAGGCCGTCAACAACGGTGCGGGGGCTCCGATCCTGCTGCACCCCGACGACAGGCCGCTGTGGGAGCTGACCCACACCCAGTACCTGTGGGACGTGGACCTCGCTGACGGGCAGACCCTGGAGGTGGGTGGGACGACGCTGCGGGTGCTGCACACCCCGGGCCACGCGCCGGGGGCGGTGTGTCTCTACGCGCCGGACCTGGGTTGTGTGTTCACCGGTGACACGCTCTTCAACGGTGGTCCGGGCGCGACGGGTCGCTCGTTCAGCGACCGGCCCACGCTGGAGGCCTCGATCCGGGCCAGGCTGTTCGACCTGCCCGGCGACACGGTCGTGCACACCGGCCACGGCGAGGACACCACCATCGCGGCCGAGCGGGAGCGGCTCGGCGCCTGA
- a CDS encoding DUF1295 domain-containing protein: MSVVVSIALSVAAAAVVMALTAVVARRQGRVAVVDVAWGVAFAGAALVCGAGAAVAEVGTPWRTALLAALVVLWGARLAWHIGRRTAAHRGEDPRYEKLLGGTLAEVGMARAVRKVFALQGAIVPVIALPVSVGTVLSVRWVPVVVAGVVVWAVGLFFEAVGDAQLAAYRSRPREERPQVLDTGLWAWTRHPNYFGDACVWWGLWLAGGLASGWVAGLATLVAPLAMTWFLSEATGAKLIEQTMMRRPGYPAYAARTARFVPRPPRRA, encoded by the coding sequence ATGAGCGTCGTCGTCAGCATCGCCCTGTCCGTCGCCGCCGCGGCGGTCGTGATGGCGCTGACCGCAGTGGTCGCCCGCCGCCAGGGCCGGGTGGCCGTCGTCGACGTCGCCTGGGGGGTCGCGTTCGCCGGGGCTGCGCTGGTGTGTGGGGCCGGCGCGGCCGTGGCGGAGGTGGGTACGCCGTGGCGCACCGCGCTCCTGGCCGCGCTCGTCGTGCTCTGGGGCGCACGCCTGGCCTGGCACATCGGGCGTCGTACGGCGGCGCACCGGGGCGAGGACCCACGCTACGAGAAGCTGCTCGGTGGCACCCTCGCCGAGGTCGGGATGGCCCGCGCCGTGCGGAAGGTGTTCGCGCTGCAGGGTGCGATCGTCCCGGTGATCGCGCTGCCCGTCTCGGTCGGCACGGTGCTCTCCGTGCGCTGGGTCCCGGTCGTGGTGGCCGGCGTGGTGGTCTGGGCGGTCGGGCTGTTCTTCGAGGCCGTGGGCGACGCCCAGCTGGCGGCGTACCGCTCCCGGCCGCGCGAGGAGCGCCCGCAGGTGCTGGACACCGGCCTGTGGGCGTGGACCCGGCACCCGAACTACTTCGGCGACGCGTGCGTGTGGTGGGGCCTGTGGCTCGCCGGCGGGCTCGCGTCCGGGTGGGTCGCCGGCCTGGCCACGCTCGTCGCCCCGCTGGCGATGACCTGGTTCCTCAGCGAGGCGACGGGGGCGAAGCTGATCGAGCAGACGATGATGCGGCGACCCGGCTACCCGGCGTACGCCGCCCGCACCGCGCGCTTCGTCCCGCGGCCCCCGCGCCGGGCGTGA
- a CDS encoding tyrosine-protein phosphatase has translation MSEEQEYLRLASADNFRDVAGTGYATRDGGKVRTGVFYRSNDLRLTGDDFEALQAIGLTAVIDLRSPTEIAVHPDPEVPGAENLHFDAIGIPIERLSSLTSRAEAVALMDEVYRGFVVEEHCRTAFGGVLRQLAAGGPQLFHCSQGKDRTGWVAALLLHVAGVDDPTIESDYLLTNARSAASRARVEAEIEKHGGPDLVAVYEPTLVVDVEYLDAAWAAVEELYGDRSSYLRDGLGLDDTTLGRLRDLLRDA, from the coding sequence GTGAGCGAAGAGCAGGAGTACCTCCGGCTGGCATCGGCCGACAACTTCCGTGACGTGGCCGGCACCGGCTACGCGACGCGCGACGGCGGCAAGGTCCGCACCGGCGTCTTCTACCGCTCCAACGACCTGCGCCTGACCGGCGACGACTTCGAGGCGCTGCAGGCGATCGGCCTGACCGCGGTCATCGACCTGCGCTCGCCCACGGAGATCGCGGTGCACCCCGACCCCGAGGTCCCCGGCGCCGAGAACCTCCACTTCGACGCCATCGGCATCCCGATCGAGCGGCTCTCCAGCCTGACCAGCCGCGCCGAGGCGGTCGCGCTGATGGACGAGGTCTACCGCGGCTTCGTCGTCGAGGAGCACTGCCGCACGGCGTTCGGCGGCGTGCTCCGCCAGCTCGCCGCGGGCGGTCCCCAGCTCTTCCACTGCTCACAGGGCAAGGACCGCACCGGCTGGGTCGCCGCCCTGCTCCTGCACGTCGCCGGCGTCGACGACCCCACGATCGAGAGCGACTACCTGCTCACCAACGCCCGCAGCGCCGCCTCCCGGGCGCGGGTGGAGGCCGAGATCGAGAAGCACGGCGGACCCGACCTGGTCGCCGTCTACGAGCCGACGCTCGTGGTCGACGTGGAGTACCTCGACGCCGCCTGGGCGGCCGTCGAGGAGCTGTACGGCGACCGGTCGTCGTACCTCCGCGACGGGCTGGGTCTCGACGACACCACCCTGGGCCGGCTGCGCGACCTGCTCCGGGACGCCTGA